A single genomic interval of Labrus mixtus chromosome 6, fLabMix1.1, whole genome shotgun sequence harbors:
- the slc18a3a gene encoding probable vesicular acetylcholine transporter-A, which produces MEPEGTTEGQATNLAQSAALKLSQMSERTKQLGNVIQDPERQKRIILVIVCVALLLDNMLYMVIVPIIPDYLEGLQKAADQAQAAAAPHTNYTNSTFHKAAKGNFDLQIGVLFASKAILQLLVNPLSGPFIDRVGYDIPLFIGLNVMFLSTLVFAFAENYATLFLARSLQGLGSAFADTAGIALIADRYTVDTERSKALGIALAFISFGSLVAPPFGGVLYQFAGKRVPFLILACICLIDGVCCLAVLKPFSNKERENMPVGTPMYKLMIDPYIAVVAGALIICNIPLAFLEPTIANWMEDTMHASQWEIGMTWFPAFFPHVLGVYLTVKLAAKYPHLQWFYGAIGMVFIGASSCTVPACKNFGQLMIPLCGICFGIAFVDTALLPTLGFLVDVRHVSVYGSVYAIADISYCVAYALGPVAAGQIVHNLGFVQLNLGMGLANVLYAPALLLLKNVSQMKPSFSERNMLLEDGPTGLYDTIKMEQREKKRKGLCTTVDENGAETFAQRSYSEEESSGGEYA; this is translated from the coding sequence ATGGAGCCGGAGGGGACCACAGAGGGACAAGCCACTAATTTGGCACAATCTGCCGCTTTAAAACTGTCCCAGATGAGCGAAAGAACTAAACAACTGGGTAATGTCATCCAAGACCCAGAGCGACAGAAACGGATTATTCTAGTAATAGTCTGTGTTGCACTTTTGTTAGACAACATGCTTTACATGGTTATTGTGCCAATTATACCCGATTACCTTGAAGGGCTACAGAAAGCAGCAGATCAGGcccaagctgctgctgcaccgCACACCAACTACACCAACAGCACCTTCCACAAAGCTGCCAAGGGAAACTTCGACCTTCAGATCGGTGTTCTCTTTGCCTCCAAGGCCATCCTGCAGCTCCTGGTGAACCCACTGAGTGGCCCGTTTATAGACAGAGTTGGGTATGATATCCCGCTCTTTATTGGTCTCAACGTCATGTTTCTCTCCACCCTTGTTTTTGCCTTCGCTGAAAACTACGCGACCCTCTTCCTGGCGCGCAGCTTGCAGGGCCTCGGCTCAGCGTTTGCAGACACCGCGGGGATCGCTCTCATCGCAGACAGGTACACGGTggacacagagagaagcaaagcgCTGGGTATAGCCTTGGCATTCATCTCTTTTGGAAGTCTCGTGGCGCCCCCCTTTGGAGGTGTCCTCTACCAGTTTGCGGGGAAGCGCGTGCCTTTCCTGATCCTGGCCTGTATCTGTCTTATTGATGGGGTATGCTGTCTGGCTGTGCTGAAACCATTCTctaacaaagagagagagaacatgccAGTTGGCACCCCCATGTATAAACTTATGATTGATCCTTACATAGCCGTAGTGGCTGGTGCTCTCATCATCTGTAACATTCCTCTCGCCTTCCTTGAGCCAACTATAGCCAACTGGATGGAGGACACCATGCATGCCAGCCAGTGGGAGATCGGCATGACATGGTTCCCTGCCTTCTTCCCTCATGTCTTAGGTGTGTATCTGACTGTCAAATTAGCAGCCAAGTATCCTCACTTGCAGTGGTTTTACGGAGCTATAGGTATGGTGTTCATCGGCGCGAGCTCCTGCACAGTGccagcctgtaaaaactttggaCAGCTCATGATCCCGCTGTGCGGAATCTGTTTTGGAATCGCCTTCGTGGACACCGCGCTCCTTCCCACACTAGGCTTCCTGGTGGATGTGCGCCATGTGTCCGTGTATGGCAGCGTATACGCCATTGCGGACATCTCTTACTGTGTGGCCTATGCCCTGGGGCCCGTGGCTGCTGGACAGATAGTGCACAACCTGGGCTTTGTGCAGCTAAACTTAGGCATGGGCCTCGCCAATGTACTTTACGCACCGGCGCTCCTGCTGCTGAAAAACGTGTCACAGATGAAACCTTCATTCTCCGAGCGTAATATGCTCCTGGAGGATGGCCCAACAGGTCTGTATGACACGATTAAAATGGAGCaacgagagaaaaagaggaagggtTTGTGTACAACGGTCGACGAGAATGGTGCTGAAACGTTTGCACAGAGGTCGTATTCAGAGGAGGAATCCTCCGGAGGAGAGTATGCGTAA